In a single window of the Pseudodesulfovibrio profundus genome:
- the ptsP gene encoding phosphoenolpyruvate--protein phosphotransferase, with the protein MADKVLTGISVATGIAIGKAFFVNRNHRANLPRQTVAANLVPDEIERLHAAFSAVESELSAVREQVPSELKDYGLLIDTHIIMLKDPKLSGTAESFIKNLGLNAAWALEKAVSEQETAFRAIDDPYIRERMQDVRVVADKVLVKLIGQEVDLEALSGRAIIMAHDLSPADTVELQVDKIMGFATVCGGKTSHTGIMARSLAIPALVGVDKLEDHINDGDLVVVDGLAGKIVVNPNEAELEDYNERAAFFEDYTRKIKRQCQLPAETFDGSRVQVLANIELVEEVATVIDNGGEGVGLYRTEYAYLNRTELPSEEELAEKYIDLASIMSPKKVVFRTLDLGADKFITSYGELNETNPAMGLRAIRFCLKNPQLFKTQLRAILRASAYGNVSLMFPMISGVKEVRQAKAWLAQAKAELRREGVEYDPEMPIGIMIELPAAVMIAEYLAHEVDFFSIGTNDLIQYSIGVDRTNHHVSYLYQPLHPATLRTIKLVVDAAHQAGIEVSLCGEVASDPFCVPILLGMGIDSISLTPQAIPGIKRIIRQTNMHDCRKLLRNVLECRTVSRINNLVMDNIFKNFPDEVTFFTSLLENDEAPS; encoded by the coding sequence ATGGCGGACAAGGTTCTTACAGGTATATCGGTTGCTACGGGCATTGCCATCGGCAAGGCCTTTTTCGTCAATCGAAATCACAGGGCGAATCTGCCCAGGCAAACGGTTGCCGCGAACCTCGTTCCCGATGAGATCGAGCGTCTTCATGCTGCGTTTTCCGCAGTCGAGTCCGAATTGTCCGCTGTGCGTGAGCAGGTTCCGTCCGAGCTGAAGGACTATGGTCTGCTCATTGATACGCATATCATCATGCTCAAGGACCCCAAGCTGTCAGGCACTGCTGAGTCGTTCATCAAGAACCTCGGCCTGAATGCGGCATGGGCTCTCGAAAAAGCTGTTTCCGAACAGGAAACCGCGTTCCGTGCCATTGATGATCCCTACATTCGGGAGCGAATGCAGGATGTTCGCGTTGTTGCTGACAAGGTGCTGGTCAAGCTCATCGGCCAGGAGGTCGACCTTGAGGCGCTGTCTGGCAGGGCGATCATCATGGCCCATGACCTGTCCCCCGCCGATACGGTGGAGTTGCAGGTCGACAAGATCATGGGATTCGCCACGGTTTGCGGCGGCAAGACCTCGCATACCGGTATCATGGCCCGCTCGCTGGCAATCCCTGCCCTTGTGGGGGTGGACAAGCTCGAGGATCACATCAATGACGGCGACCTCGTTGTGGTTGACGGGTTGGCCGGAAAGATCGTGGTCAATCCCAATGAGGCAGAGCTTGAGGACTACAACGAGCGCGCTGCGTTTTTTGAGGACTATACCCGCAAGATCAAACGCCAGTGCCAGCTTCCGGCCGAGACCTTTGACGGCTCCCGCGTTCAGGTTCTGGCCAATATCGAGCTGGTGGAAGAGGTGGCGACCGTCATCGACAACGGTGGCGAAGGGGTTGGACTGTACCGGACCGAGTACGCCTACCTGAATCGGACCGAGTTGCCGAGCGAAGAGGAATTGGCTGAAAAGTACATCGACCTTGCCTCCATCATGTCGCCCAAGAAGGTGGTTTTCCGTACCCTTGACCTGGGAGCGGATAAGTTCATCACGTCCTACGGCGAACTCAACGAGACAAACCCGGCCATGGGCTTGCGTGCCATCCGTTTCTGCCTGAAGAATCCTCAGTTGTTCAAGACGCAGTTGCGCGCCATTTTGCGAGCATCGGCCTACGGCAATGTTTCGCTGATGTTCCCGATGATCTCGGGCGTCAAGGAAGTGCGACAGGCCAAGGCGTGGCTCGCTCAGGCCAAGGCCGAACTGCGGCGCGAAGGCGTGGAATATGATCCCGAGATGCCCATCGGTATCATGATCGAGCTGCCCGCCGCCGTGATGATTGCCGAATACCTGGCTCATGAGGTGGACTTTTTCTCCATAGGTACCAACGATCTCATCCAGTACTCCATCGGGGTGGATCGCACCAACCATCATGTGTCGTATCTGTACCAGCCGTTGCACCCCGCGACACTGCGAACCATCAAGCTCGTGGTTGACGCTGCGCATCAGGCGGGCATAGAAGTCTCCCTGTGCGGTGAAGTTGCCTCGGACCCGTTTTGTGTTCCCATTTTGCTGGGCATGGGCATTGATTCCATATCGCTCACCCCGCAGGCGATCCCGGGCATCAAGCGCATTATTCGGCAGACCAACATGCATGATTGCCGAAAGTTATTGCGAAATGTGCTGGAGTGTCGGACGGTCAGCCGCATCAATAATCTGGTGATGGATAACATTTTCAAAAATTTCCCGGATGAAGTGACCTTTTTCACTTCCCTTCTCGAAAACGACGAAGCGCCGTCCTAA
- the bioB gene encoding biotin synthase BioB, translating to MSLQSLYTKVLDGHRPSDGEIRYLIELPDERLPELLACAHGLRRAHFGNKVSLCAIINAKSGTCSENCSFCAQSGHHGGESPEYPLLPPEQIVEGGKKARAEGATRFGVVSSGKVVGNADMAGYVEAIRGLVAIGIVPDISPGILEADQLRALKQAGLQGYHHNLETSASFFPKMCTTHAYEDDVRAVQSGLDAGLYVCSGGIFGIGESWDDRVELALLLAKLGVPSVPMNFLNPIPGTPLENQPVLTPEEALRIVAIYRFLLPDRALRICGGRPTVFGEERKGELLESGASGLMIGDYLTTSGNETTSDLQQIEAAGLVPEGD from the coding sequence ATGAGCCTGCAATCCCTATACACCAAAGTGCTGGACGGACATCGTCCTTCCGACGGCGAGATTCGGTATCTGATCGAGTTGCCGGACGAGAGATTGCCCGAGCTGCTCGCCTGTGCCCATGGTTTGCGTCGGGCGCACTTCGGTAACAAGGTGAGCCTGTGCGCCATCATCAATGCCAAATCCGGCACCTGTTCCGAGAACTGCTCCTTTTGCGCTCAGTCCGGTCATCACGGGGGCGAAAGTCCTGAGTACCCATTGCTCCCTCCCGAACAGATTGTGGAGGGTGGCAAAAAGGCCCGGGCCGAAGGCGCTACCCGTTTTGGCGTGGTATCCAGCGGCAAGGTCGTTGGGAATGCCGACATGGCAGGGTATGTGGAGGCGATTCGCGGTCTCGTTGCAATCGGCATTGTACCGGATATTTCCCCCGGCATACTTGAGGCTGATCAACTTCGGGCTTTGAAGCAGGCCGGATTGCAGGGATACCATCACAATCTGGAGACCTCCGCGTCCTTTTTCCCGAAGATGTGCACCACCCACGCCTACGAAGACGACGTACGGGCTGTGCAGTCCGGACTTGATGCGGGGTTATACGTTTGTTCCGGGGGCATCTTTGGCATAGGCGAAAGCTGGGACGATCGCGTGGAGTTGGCATTGCTGCTGGCGAAGCTGGGAGTCCCTTCGGTTCCCATGAATTTCCTTAACCCCATTCCGGGGACCCCGTTGGAGAATCAGCCGGTGCTGACACCGGAGGAAGCGTTGCGCATCGTTGCAATCTATCGTTTTCTGCTGCCGGATCGAGCGCTGCGCATTTGCGGCGGGCGACCCACTGTTTTCGGCGAAGAGCGAAAAGGGGAGTTGCTCGAATCCGGCGCCAGCGGTCTGATGATCGGCGACTACCTGACCACAAGTGGCAATGAAACCACATCGGATCTGCAACAAATTGAAGCGGCAGGGCTTGTCCCCGAGGGCGATTAA
- a CDS encoding HPr family phosphocarrier protein: MMVDDQTADDGNLVTRQVVVANENGLHARPAGKLAQHAQSFEANIHIVHEDHEVDAKSILDVLTLAAGPGDRLMIRASGSDAAAAADSLEALFKNKFNG; encoded by the coding sequence ATGATGGTTGATGATCAAACAGCGGATGACGGGAATTTGGTTACCCGTCAGGTCGTTGTCGCCAATGAAAACGGACTGCATGCGCGTCCGGCCGGTAAGCTGGCCCAGCATGCCCAGTCGTTCGAGGCGAATATACATATAGTGCACGAGGACCATGAGGTGGATGCCAAGTCCATCCTTGATGTCCTGACACTCGCTGCCGGTCCGGGTGATCGATTGATGATTCGGGCTTCGGGAAGTGATGCAGCAGCGGCTGCCGATTCCCTGGAAGCGTTGTTCAAAAATAAATTCAACGGATAA
- a CDS encoding FAD-binding oxidoreductase, which translates to MSKYPKQLTSAHKRFLADLFPGEDCILTPEGMAPFSADASLERAMPWAVVRPKGREQIEELLRWADTERMPIYTRARGTGRVGNAVPSLGGVVVSVLKMDSVLEVDPVDSVAVTQPGVITSELQAECARHNLYYPPDPASVKISSIGGNVSTCAGGLKAVKYGVTRDWVLGLESVLPGGRVLRTGGRSHKDVVGLDLTRLFVGSNGKLGIITEVIVKLIPMPEASISLLAGFSNLHSSLEGARAVFQSGVLPAACEFMDRITLQAVREAGGDIPLAASAEAALLFKLEGTEEGVAAEVRQLSAALKSVNPVSMEMGRGAEEERIWSVRRGISPAAFRIKPTKIAEDISVPRSQVATAVERAHAIGGNHGLTVLCFGHLGDGNIHVNIMHDGDIPSEVEAAHKAKNEIFRLAVDLGGTISGEHGTGLTKASFVPKQLTALEMELMASIKASFDPHAIMNPGKGW; encoded by the coding sequence ATGTCCAAATATCCGAAACAACTGACTTCGGCCCATAAGCGCTTTTTGGCTGATCTCTTCCCTGGCGAGGATTGTATCCTCACACCGGAAGGGATGGCCCCGTTTTCTGCGGATGCCAGTCTGGAGCGGGCCATGCCGTGGGCTGTGGTTCGTCCGAAAGGTCGCGAACAGATCGAAGAGCTGCTGCGGTGGGCAGATACCGAACGGATGCCCATCTACACCCGTGCTCGCGGGACAGGGCGGGTCGGCAATGCAGTCCCGTCACTGGGCGGGGTGGTTGTTTCCGTACTGAAGATGGATTCGGTGCTTGAAGTGGACCCGGTCGACTCGGTTGCTGTGACGCAACCCGGTGTCATCACCTCGGAATTACAGGCAGAATGTGCGAGGCATAATCTCTACTATCCGCCAGATCCGGCCAGCGTGAAAATTTCCTCCATCGGCGGCAACGTGTCCACTTGTGCCGGTGGACTCAAGGCCGTGAAGTACGGCGTGACCCGCGACTGGGTATTGGGACTGGAGTCCGTGTTGCCGGGCGGTCGCGTCCTGCGCACTGGTGGCCGGTCCCACAAGGACGTGGTCGGGCTGGACCTGACACGGCTGTTTGTCGGCTCCAACGGCAAGCTGGGCATCATCACCGAGGTCATCGTCAAACTCATTCCCATGCCCGAGGCGTCCATTTCACTGCTGGCGGGATTCAGCAATTTGCATTCCTCGCTGGAAGGAGCAAGGGCGGTGTTCCAGAGCGGTGTTCTTCCGGCGGCCTGCGAATTCATGGACAGGATCACGTTGCAGGCAGTGCGCGAGGCGGGTGGAGACATCCCACTGGCGGCGTCGGCTGAGGCGGCTTTGCTGTTCAAGCTCGAAGGCACGGAGGAAGGCGTGGCTGCCGAGGTCCGTCAACTGTCGGCTGCGCTCAAATCGGTCAATCCGGTCTCCATGGAGATGGGGCGAGGTGCCGAGGAGGAGCGCATCTGGAGCGTGCGCCGGGGCATTTCGCCCGCAGCGTTCCGCATCAAGCCGACCAAGATTGCCGAAGACATTTCCGTGCCGCGCAGTCAGGTGGCCACGGCTGTTGAGCGCGCCCATGCTATCGGTGGAAACCATGGCCTGACCGTGCTCTGTTTCGGGCACCTGGGTGACGGCAATATCCACGTTAATATCATGCATGACGGCGACATCCCTTCCGAAGTCGAGGCGGCCCACAAAGCCAAAAATGAAATTTTCCGACTCGCGGTCGATCTCGGCGGCACCATTTCCGGGGAGCATGGCACCGGACTGACCAAGGCGTCTTTCGTGCCGAAACAGTTGACCGCCCTTGAGATGGAACTGATGGCTTCCATCAAGGCGTCATTTGACCCGCATGCAATAATGAACCCCGGCAAGGGGTGGTAG
- a CDS encoding Gfo/Idh/MocA family protein, with protein sequence MLKYAMIGGGPGAFVGQVHRRALALNGQAKIVAGCFSRDLVKTRLLGAELEIDEDRLYATPEELARLEAGDIDFAVVVTSNEAHYSNVKTCLENGINVMCDKPFTHTSTQAQELVELARRKGLALGVSYTYAGYPMVRQMREMIRRGDIGEVRFINCEYPQGWLAEMLETTGHIQASWRADPKRSGGVLSLGDVGSHIEYLVPHVTGLRRTKLAARLDTLVEGRLLDDNGTILTEYEGGAKGMYWYSQAATGMVNGLRLRIFGSEGGLEWFQEDPDHLRHMPLNQAARTLVRGTTDLTPEAAAYSHTPPGHPEGWLLAFANIYSDFCATIIQGKEPNYPTGEDGLRGVRFIEACLESSHNNTSWIDLGDSES encoded by the coding sequence ATGCTCAAATACGCAATGATCGGCGGAGGCCCGGGCGCATTCGTCGGACAAGTACATAGACGCGCTCTTGCACTGAACGGACAGGCCAAAATCGTAGCCGGATGTTTCTCTCGTGATCTGGTGAAAACACGACTGCTCGGTGCCGAACTGGAAATTGACGAAGATCGGCTGTACGCCACCCCGGAAGAACTGGCTCGGCTGGAGGCCGGAGATATCGATTTCGCCGTAGTGGTCACATCCAATGAAGCGCACTACTCCAATGTCAAAACCTGTCTGGAAAACGGCATCAACGTCATGTGCGACAAGCCGTTTACCCATACTTCCACTCAGGCACAGGAACTGGTGGAACTGGCCCGGAGAAAGGGCCTCGCCCTGGGGGTGTCCTATACATATGCAGGCTACCCCATGGTTCGACAGATGCGGGAGATGATCCGGCGCGGCGACATCGGCGAGGTTCGATTCATCAACTGCGAATATCCGCAGGGCTGGCTTGCCGAAATGCTGGAGACCACCGGCCACATTCAGGCCTCATGGCGAGCCGATCCCAAGCGCAGTGGCGGGGTACTGTCTCTGGGCGATGTGGGTAGCCACATCGAGTACCTCGTGCCCCATGTCACCGGCCTGCGCCGCACCAAACTGGCTGCACGGCTGGACACACTGGTGGAAGGCCGCCTACTGGATGACAACGGCACCATCCTCACGGAATATGAAGGTGGAGCCAAGGGGATGTACTGGTATTCACAGGCTGCCACCGGCATGGTCAACGGACTTCGATTACGCATCTTCGGTTCCGAAGGCGGGCTGGAATGGTTTCAGGAAGACCCGGACCATCTGCGCCACATGCCGCTCAATCAGGCAGCCCGAACACTGGTCCGGGGAACAACAGACCTGACACCCGAAGCCGCCGCTTATTCCCACACCCCTCCGGGCCACCCCGAGGGATGGTTACTAGCTTTTGCCAATATTTACAGCGACTTTTGCGCCACCATCATTCAGGGCAAGGAACCCAACTACCCCACCGGGGAAGACGGCCTGCGCGGGGTACGCTTTATAGAGGCGTGTTTGGAAAGTTCTCACAACAATACGTCGTGGATCGATCTGGGGGACAGCGAAAGCTAA
- the smpB gene encoding SsrA-binding protein SmpB codes for MAKKKNKKASPNTIGTNKQARRLYEILETFEAGISLLGTEVKSLRGGHVSFKDGYVSFHDGSAFLVGVHIAPYEQTGQYDQHDPERRRRLLLHKHEIDVLQSKVDQRGLTVVPMKMYFSRGKVKVQIGLGRGKNVHSKKQDLKDRDIQRDTQRQLASYK; via the coding sequence ATGGCCAAGAAAAAGAATAAGAAAGCATCGCCCAATACCATTGGTACGAACAAACAGGCTCGACGCCTGTATGAGATTCTCGAAACCTTTGAAGCCGGCATCTCTCTACTCGGGACCGAAGTCAAATCCCTGCGCGGGGGGCACGTTTCCTTCAAGGATGGGTATGTGTCCTTTCACGATGGCTCTGCCTTTCTCGTAGGCGTGCATATCGCTCCCTATGAGCAGACCGGCCAGTACGACCAGCATGATCCCGAGCGTCGCCGCCGCCTGCTGCTGCACAAGCATGAGATTGATGTACTTCAGTCCAAGGTGGACCAGCGTGGTCTGACCGTTGTGCCCATGAAGATGTATTTTTCGCGGGGCAAGGTGAAGGTCCAGATCGGCCTTGGTCGAGGCAAGAATGTCCACTCCAAGAAGCAGGACCTCAAGGATCGGGATATCCAGCGCGACACCCAGCGCCAGTTGGCGTCGTACAAATAG
- a CDS encoding biotin transporter BioY: protein MSNNSLTDLHQMVWVALMAATVGAGAFLIVPIGPVPVSMQPFFVFLAGFVLGPKRGAMAVALYLLAGTIGLPVFAGGKSGLGHLFGPTGGYLFGFLVAAFVCGLARSEERLITWSKGLACGSAALLILYAVGSTWLKFTLSFDWYKAWMVGVVPFIPWDGLKVGIALLCCRYLTKYNLLPGQR from the coding sequence ATGAGTAATAATTCACTGACCGACCTGCATCAGATGGTCTGGGTGGCATTGATGGCCGCTACAGTCGGAGCCGGGGCTTTCCTCATAGTGCCCATCGGCCCTGTTCCGGTCTCCATGCAGCCCTTTTTCGTCTTTCTGGCCGGTTTTGTACTCGGCCCCAAACGGGGAGCCATGGCCGTTGCCCTGTACTTGCTTGCCGGGACCATCGGATTGCCGGTGTTTGCCGGTGGTAAGTCCGGACTAGGGCATTTGTTCGGCCCCACAGGTGGCTATCTTTTCGGATTTCTCGTGGCGGCCTTTGTCTGTGGGCTTGCTCGCAGTGAAGAGCGACTCATCACGTGGTCCAAAGGGTTGGCATGTGGTTCTGCCGCACTGTTGATCCTGTATGCCGTTGGTTCCACCTGGCTCAAGTTCACCTTGTCTTTTGACTGGTACAAGGCATGGATGGTCGGTGTCGTGCCGTTTATCCCCTGGGATGGCCTCAAGGTAGGCATAGCCCTGCTTTGCTGTCGCTATCTTACCAAGTACAACCTGTTGCCCGGTCAGCGATAA
- a CDS encoding PTS system mannose/fructose/sorbose family transporter subunit IID: MPPTPKFPPDSQTMAYVRSFIRCYMSGAGFNTRGMQNIGLTYAMQPGLGVIHEKGKDLKEAQKRYVSHYQSHPFWMPCLVGIYLNVESAIAAGRFPPKMFAKVKDTTAYTLSAIGDSVFAGSLLIFWVLLTICLLLMELFGLAFGIGVLFFVGLQAFRAYTFVCGVRQGFKCLERLKRWDLINWGRRIKYVNAAMLVWLWVLIWPHPIVWWKWCIGLGMLMLFAQFVRTGLVGRVVTAAVFVGATDFFPVVEQWLRNML, translated from the coding sequence ATGCCTCCCACTCCGAAATTCCCGCCCGACAGCCAGACCATGGCCTATGTTCGCAGCTTCATTCGCTGTTATATGTCGGGTGCCGGTTTCAATACGAGGGGCATGCAGAATATCGGGCTGACATACGCCATGCAACCCGGCCTCGGTGTCATCCACGAGAAGGGAAAGGACCTGAAGGAAGCCCAGAAGCGGTATGTAAGCCACTACCAGTCCCACCCGTTCTGGATGCCGTGTCTGGTGGGCATATATCTCAATGTGGAGTCGGCCATTGCAGCGGGGCGCTTCCCGCCCAAGATGTTTGCTAAGGTCAAGGACACTACGGCCTATACCTTGTCGGCCATCGGCGATTCGGTCTTTGCCGGGAGCCTGTTGATTTTCTGGGTATTGCTCACCATCTGTTTGCTGCTCATGGAGTTGTTCGGGCTGGCTTTCGGAATAGGTGTGCTTTTTTTTGTGGGATTGCAGGCGTTTCGTGCGTATACGTTCGTTTGCGGCGTGCGCCAGGGCTTCAAATGTCTGGAGCGTCTCAAGCGATGGGACCTGATCAACTGGGGACGACGCATCAAATATGTCAATGCGGCCATGCTCGTCTGGTTGTGGGTGCTTATCTGGCCCCATCCCATTGTTTGGTGGAAATGGTGCATCGGACTGGGAATGCTCATGCTCTTTGCGCAGTTTGTGCGAACAGGGCTGGTAGGGCGCGTCGTGACTGCTGCGGTTTTCGTTGGAGCCACGGATTTTTTCCCGGTGGTGGAACAATGGCTGCGAAATATGCTATAG
- a CDS encoding YraN family protein: MLSLSAMEFLSKMVPTRLRGDKGEEAAARFLRKRGMKVLERNWRFRQWELDIICRDGDTLVFVEVKTRKTGGMGTPADALDHNKQARLVKAASHYLSRNDAWDEPCRFDFVGVVDSGASMDVEHIENAFDLTGMNI, translated from the coding sequence GTGCTATCACTTTCGGCCATGGAGTTTCTCTCGAAAATGGTTCCCACTCGGTTGCGCGGCGACAAAGGTGAAGAGGCGGCAGCGCGTTTTCTCCGCAAGCGCGGCATGAAGGTGCTTGAACGCAACTGGCGATTTCGCCAGTGGGAGCTGGATATTATCTGTCGCGATGGTGATACGCTGGTGTTTGTGGAAGTCAAAACCAGAAAGACCGGCGGCATGGGGACTCCTGCTGATGCGCTGGACCACAACAAGCAGGCGCGGCTGGTCAAGGCGGCAAGCCATTATCTGAGCCGTAACGATGCTTGGGACGAGCCGTGCCGGTTCGACTTCGTTGGCGTGGTGGATTCTGGCGCTTCCATGGATGTGGAGCACATCGAAAATGCTTTTGACCTCACGGGAATGAATATATGA
- the rsmI gene encoding 16S rRNA (cytidine(1402)-2'-O)-methyltransferase — MSDTGILWVVATPLGNVDDLSPRARDILSDADVILAEDTRRTGMLFKRLELERHGRLMSFFEHNEDKRLPRVLEYLEEGMHVALVSDAGTPLLSDPGFALVRACREQGLEVSPVPGPSAPVAALSASGLPPLPYTFLGFPPRKKSQTEKLFTAHRDTGATLVFFERKSRLKGTLTIAHDILGDREFCVARELTKEYEEFISGSLGDLDSMDFELRGELTVIIAPAGQSEEATEADVLEVVEEERLEGGKPKEVARRVAGRVNGWTAKEVYALMSR; from the coding sequence ATGAGCGATACAGGAATTTTGTGGGTGGTCGCCACTCCTTTGGGTAATGTGGATGACCTGTCTCCACGGGCGCGGGATATTTTGTCGGATGCCGATGTTATTCTGGCCGAGGATACCCGTCGGACCGGTATGCTGTTCAAGCGTTTGGAACTTGAGCGGCATGGGCGATTGATGTCCTTTTTCGAGCACAACGAAGACAAGCGGCTGCCGCGGGTACTGGAGTATCTGGAGGAAGGGATGCATGTGGCGCTTGTTTCCGATGCAGGAACGCCGCTGCTGTCCGACCCCGGCTTCGCTCTGGTTCGGGCCTGCCGTGAACAGGGGCTGGAAGTCTCGCCGGTACCGGGACCAAGTGCACCGGTTGCAGCCCTGTCCGCATCGGGATTGCCGCCGCTGCCGTATACGTTTCTCGGGTTCCCGCCGCGCAAGAAATCACAGACCGAAAAACTGTTCACCGCTCATCGCGATACCGGTGCAACCCTTGTCTTTTTCGAGCGCAAATCACGACTCAAAGGAACTTTGACCATCGCCCACGACATATTGGGAGATCGGGAGTTCTGCGTGGCCCGTGAGCTGACCAAGGAATATGAAGAATTCATCTCCGGCTCCCTTGGCGATCTGGACAGCATGGATTTCGAGCTGCGAGGGGAGTTGACCGTCATCATCGCTCCGGCTGGTCAGTCCGAAGAAGCCACCGAGGCCGATGTCCTCGAAGTTGTCGAGGAAGAGCGTCTGGAAGGCGGCAAGCCCAAAGAGGTTGCCCGACGGGTCGCCGGGCGCGTCAACGGCTGGACAGCCAAGGAAGTGTATGCTTTGATGAGCCGTTAG
- a CDS encoding glycosyltransferase family 2 protein gives MQLSIVVPNYEYGNFADRFFGSIAGQTLALDQVEIVFVDDGSRDNSLEQAHRWAQQLPCANFRILTPSRTGKPGLVRNHGLEHASGELLLCLDPDDALLPGYLERCVTTLIQDTSIDVVYTDYREVGVGDGRDVRLPDFKRGLLRTQNALPPSAMIRRSLWDSGVRFRDNTEYEDWDFWVQCQMTGASFRRIPEVLFEYTLHDKNFSHHAVRHDGHAKARIVLNNPDFFHPEVRRWADSYLRGRLHGQAMQRGYIPTPSDVKKLLMDVETRVRDLDAQ, from the coding sequence GTGCAACTGTCCATTGTCGTCCCCAACTACGAATACGGCAACTTTGCCGATCGATTCTTCGGCTCCATCGCCGGACAGACACTGGCGCTCGATCAGGTCGAAATAGTATTTGTGGATGATGGCAGCAGGGACAATTCACTGGAGCAGGCACATCGCTGGGCGCAGCAGTTGCCCTGTGCGAATTTTCGGATTCTGACGCCATCCCGAACCGGCAAACCCGGGTTGGTCCGAAACCATGGATTGGAACACGCTTCCGGGGAACTGCTTCTGTGTCTTGATCCCGATGATGCGTTGCTTCCCGGGTATCTGGAGCGCTGTGTGACTACCCTTATCCAGGATACTTCCATCGATGTGGTCTACACCGATTATCGGGAAGTGGGTGTTGGTGATGGTCGTGATGTACGGTTGCCCGATTTCAAGCGCGGCCTGTTGCGAACGCAAAACGCGTTGCCACCATCCGCCATGATCCGTCGTTCTCTCTGGGACAGCGGCGTGCGCTTCCGCGACAATACCGAATATGAGGATTGGGATTTCTGGGTGCAGTGCCAGATGACCGGAGCATCTTTCCGTCGCATCCCCGAGGTGCTTTTCGAATACACCCTGCATGATAAGAACTTTTCCCATCATGCTGTCCGCCACGACGGCCACGCCAAAGCGCGTATCGTGCTGAACAATCCCGATTTCTTTCACCCGGAAGTGCGCCGATGGGCCGATAGCTATCTGCGCGGCAGACTGCACGGCCAAGCCATGCAGCGAGGTTATATCCCGACTCCGTCAGATGTGAAAAAACTGCTCATGGACGTGGAAACACGAGTGCGCGATCTCGACGCCCAATAA